AGAGACCTGGAGGCGGCGCGAAAGAGCCTGGAGGCGACCGAGACGGCGTCGCTCGCGGACCGCTATCTGCACGAGCTCTCCGGCGGCGAGAAGCAGCGCGTGATGATCGCACGCGCGCTGGCGCAGGAGCCGGAGATTCTTTTACTGGACGAGCCGGCGGCGTTTCTCGATCTCAAACACCAGGTCCGGGTTTTCGACCTGTTGCGGCGGCTTAACCGCGAGCGCGGCTTGACCATCGTCGCCGCGCTTCACGACCTCAACCTGGCGGCGCTTTTCTTCCCGCGACTGGCGATGCTCTCAGGCGGGAAGATTTTTCGCGATGGTCCGGCGCGGGAGGTTCTCAGTGAGAAAAACATAGAAGAAGTGTACGGCGTCCAGGTTCGGGTCGAAATGGACGCCTCGCGGGAACGGCCGCAAGTCTTCTTACGCATTTAGAAATCGAGCTTGCAAAAAGATGGCGTTGAAGTTAAAGAGCACGTAGAAAGAAGCGCTCAGACGGAGGGCACTATGGAAGCGGCGGTTCGAGCACGCGGCGAGGAATGGATTTTCGCGGGACTCACGTTGCTCGGTCTCTTCGCGTTCTACGTCGTGGCGCTCGACCAGGGATTTCTCTTCTCTTTGGTTCAGGGCCCCGCCGCCTTCGATGTCAATCTGATCCACGAAGCCGTTCATGACGCGCGCCACGCCGCCGGCTTCCCCTGCCATTAGAGTCGTTTCGAGTTCCGGGTTCCGAGTCAACGCGCGATGCCTCTCAAGGATCTGCTTCGGTCGGCGATCATCGCCGGCTTGATGGCCGGGACGCTTTCCGCCGGCTTTCATTGGATTTTCACCGAGCCGGTTATCGATCGCGCCGTCGAACTGGAAGAGCGCGCGCATTCATCATCGCCGCGGCACGAGGCGGCGGTCGGCCGTCCAGCTCAGAAATTCGGGCTCTTCCTCGGCTTTTTTCTCTACGGCGGCGCTTCGGGGCTCTTCGTCGGTCTCCTCGTCTATGCGGCAAGGCCGTGGTTCGCCGGGATGAGCTACGCGCAACAGGGGTTTTTGTTCGCCGCGCTGCTCGGGTGGTCGGCGGGTATTTTTCCTTTGCTGAAATATCCCGCCAACCCGCCGGGAGTCGGTGAGGCGGAAACGATCGGTTATCGACAGGAAATTTTTCTTGCCTGTGCAGCGCTGTCTTTTTTGGGGGTAGTTTTGGCGATCGCGATTAAGCGCTGGACCGGTCCGGGCGCTTTCCCTTGGATCATCGTTGTGAATTTCTACGCGATGTATTTGATGTTGCTCCTCGTGGCTCTGCCGCCCAATCCCGATCCGGTCAAAGCGCCTGCGGAACTGGTCGATACCTTCCGCGGCCTGTCGCTATACGGACAGGCCCTGCTGTGGGGAGCCATGGCCTCTATCTTCTGGTGGCTCTGCAGAACGCGTGATTAACTTGACTTGGTCGGTAGCCGAAGAGTTGCTAAGACTGCAAGCTCCTGGGCCTGAGACATCCAGCGATCTTTCTCCAACGCCCAGTTTGCAATATTTGCATGACGTGGTGGAGGCTCATCCGACTCTACCTGCAAGCCGACGCTTCGTACGTGAGTTACCAATACATCGGCGCGTGCCAAAATGGTTCTTTTCACATCCGGTGTCACGTAAATATCTCCTAGTTGCCATACCTTTTTTTCGCTGAGACCGGATATTCGGAATACCGAGGTCTTGCGGTCACCTCGTGCCGGATGAAATGCTCGGGGTTTGACACGCCCGCTGGAAGCGGCGAAATGACCCTCTTGGTGTAGGTACCGAGTGGCGACTTCGTCAGCCGTTGGCTCCGTTGGTAGGCTGTGCGGTAACGTTTTGAATCCAATCCGCAATACCCGGCGGTAGAGCCTCGCGAAGATGTTCCGTACCATGGATTTTCCTGTGACCGTGCAAACCGGCGAACGTCAGCGTCCCGTCTCTACCGACACTGACGGTGAAGATTTGCCGTGGGCCGCGATCCCACTCAAATAAAATCTCGCCATCCGTATCGACTGAAATATCAGGAACCGGGAGACCATCGGGCAAGATCTGCAAGAACTGATTTGCGTACGCGTGGGTACTGGGCACGACCCGTGCAGAACCCATTCCATCCCAATCGTCCCCTTGGGCTGCAATGTACGCGGCGTCAAGCGCCTCCTGAGCCGCGCGCTTGGGTTCCCCCAGAGCCACACTACCGCGAAACTCAGCCACCGTGATGGTCAACTTGCGTAACGCCCGGGCTTCGGCGCTGAGTCCCCGGTCGACCCATGGGAGAGTGGCAAAGGCGCCTATCGGTGCGGCATCGGCAATACTCATTCGAATTGCCTCAAGGTTTCGTCCGTCAAGCTATTAAAGAAAATCAAATTCTTGAACGCTCTAAGCTGGTTAAAGGTCCGCTCGATCGCTGGATCTTCAGGAGAGAATTCTGCCTCTTTATAGGCGTCAATGTCAAGAATGACAGTGAACTTTTGCGCGTCAGTGGTCGGTTGCAAGGCTTGCGTAACATGCGCTGCGATAGCATCCTCTGGATTGTGAATAGTGACTCTTGTGAGAAAGCTGCTGACGTATTGAGGCAATTCAGGGGGAGCGAGCGGGGCGACTCTCAGGTAATTCTCGAATTTCTCCGCTCCGAGAGGAAGTGGAACGTGATTAATGTAGCGCACAGCAAGTCGAGTAACGGCTAGAGGCTTGGCGACATCTAAATAGAGGCGCCACAATTCCATCGCCCGTGGAAAAATGTCCTCCCAGCTCGTATAAGGCCGTAGTCGATTAAAGGTAAAACCGTCCACGCGAAATTGCCCTATGAGTTTTTCGTCTTCGCTCTTAAACAAATATCCCTGAAGACCAAGGTCCTGAACGAGGGGCGCCTGTCCTTCTCCCTTGAGGACTTTGATCATTGCTTGCATGCCACGGAGTTCTTCTGTTTTTGGTAGCCGCGTTGACAGTCGGTTTTTAACATTCCCAAAATCTTCTGCGTTTAGGTCCGGCCGTGCTTTAATCCGAAAATCTATTATCGCCTCTGTTATAGGGGCGTTTCGCAAGTGTCTAGGAGCGGGCATCTTATTCCTGTCAAATCATGGAAGAATTGTTGCGCTACGTAATCCGATTATCCCACCTGTGTCAACCACTCGTTAGAAGATCCGGAGCAATATCGCTCACCAACGAAGCCCTTGCCAATAGTCAAAAATAGAAGTCGTTTAGGCCGGTGTCACGAGCGGTTCGCCTTCCTGGTGCCCAGGGCGTCCTGGGCGATGATCATTTTCTGGATGTTCGAGGAGCCCTCGACGATTTGATACGACTTGGCGTCGCGGAGATAGCGCTCCACCGGGAATTCCGTCGAGTAGCCGTAGGCGCCGAGAATGCGGAGCGCGGCGTCGGCGGCGAACGCCGCGGCCTCGGCCGCGGTGTATTTCGCGATCGATACTTCGAGGTTGTTCGGCCGCTTTTGATCGGCGAGCCACGCGGCGCGGTAGACGAGCAGGCGCGCGGCTTCTTCGTGGACGATCATCTGCGCGATCAGATCCTGATTCATCTGGAATTGGCCGATCTTCTGGCCGAATTGCTCGCGCTGATTGCAGTAAGCGACCGCCGCCTCGCGCGCCGCCCGCGCCACGCCCAGCGCGCCGCCGGCGCAGTTGAGCCGCGTCTGGTTCAATTGCCACATGCAGACTTTAAATCCGTCGCCTTCTTTGCCGATGAGATTTTCCGGCGGCAGACGGAAGTTTTCGAACGTCAGCTCGCCGATCGGCGAGGCATGGGCTCCCATGGTTTTAAGCGCGCGGCGGCTGACGCCGGGCTGGTTGAGGTCGGCGATGAAGGCCGACATGCCGCGATGCTTTTGCGCCCTGTCGGTGTAAGCGTAGACGAGAGCGCTGTCCGCCACCGGGGCGTTGGAGATCCAGATCTTCGTGCCGTTGAGAAGATAGGAGCCGTCCTTCCGCGTCGCGGTTGTCCGCATCGCGGCGACGTCCGATCCCGCGTCCGGCTCGGTGATGGCGAAGCAGCCGATTTTTTCGCCGCGGACGAGCGGCGGTATCCAGCGTTTCTTTTGTTCTTCGCTGCCGAACTGGACCAGCGTCAGCGCAGGTCCGACCTGCATGTTGATGTAAACCCGTAGCGCGCTATGGGCGCGGGCGATTTCCTCGGTGATCAGCGACAGCGCGAGAAAACCGAGGCCGCTGCCGCCGTAGCTCTCGGGAATCACCGCGCCGTAGAAACCCAGGTCGCCCATTTTAACCGCCAGGTCCTTGCGAAATCTCTGTTGCTTGTCGTCTTCGGCCGCGCCGGGCGCGATCTCTTTCTCGGCGAAATCGCGGGCCAGATCGCGCACCGCTTTTAATTCGTCCGACAACTCAAAATCCATAGTTCCCCTCCTCAGGAATCGTAAAACGTAAGGGGTTAG
The window above is part of the Candidatus Binatia bacterium genome. Proteins encoded here:
- a CDS encoding CbtA family protein translates to MPLKDLLRSAIIAGLMAGTLSAGFHWIFTEPVIDRAVELEERAHSSSPRHEAAVGRPAQKFGLFLGFFLYGGASGLFVGLLVYAARPWFAGMSYAQQGFLFAALLGWSAGIFPLLKYPANPPGVGEAETIGYRQEIFLACAALSFLGVVLAIAIKRWTGPGAFPWIIVVNFYAMYLMLLLVALPPNPDPVKAPAELVDTFRGLSLYGQALLWGAMASIFWWLCRTRD
- a CDS encoding CbtB-domain containing protein, with product MEAAVRARGEEWIFAGLTLLGLFAFYVVALDQGFLFSLVQGPAAFDVNLIHEAVHDARHAAGFPCH
- a CDS encoding ABC transporter ATP-binding protein, whose product is RDLEAARKSLEATETASLADRYLHELSGGEKQRVMIARALAQEPEILLLDEPAAFLDLKHQVRVFDLLRRLNRERGLTIVAALHDLNLAALFFPRLAMLSGGKIFRDGPAREVLSEKNIEEVYGVQVRVEMDASRERPQVFLRI
- the acd gene encoding glutaryl-CoA dehydrogenase Acd, whose protein sequence is MDFELSDELKAVRDLARDFAEKEIAPGAAEDDKQQRFRKDLAVKMGDLGFYGAVIPESYGGSGLGFLALSLITEEIARAHSALRVYINMQVGPALTLVQFGSEEQKKRWIPPLVRGEKIGCFAITEPDAGSDVAAMRTTATRKDGSYLLNGTKIWISNAPVADSALVYAYTDRAQKHRGMSAFIADLNQPGVSRRALKTMGAHASPIGELTFENFRLPPENLIGKEGDGFKVCMWQLNQTRLNCAGGALGVARAAREAAVAYCNQREQFGQKIGQFQMNQDLIAQMIVHEEAARLLVYRAAWLADQKRPNNLEVSIAKYTAAEAAAFAADAALRILGAYGYSTEFPVERYLRDAKSYQIVEGSSNIQKMIIAQDALGTRKANRS
- a CDS encoding TIGR04255 family protein; this translates as MPAPRHLRNAPITEAIIDFRIKARPDLNAEDFGNVKNRLSTRLPKTEELRGMQAMIKVLKGEGQAPLVQDLGLQGYLFKSEDEKLIGQFRVDGFTFNRLRPYTSWEDIFPRAMELWRLYLDVAKPLAVTRLAVRYINHVPLPLGAEKFENYLRVAPLAPPELPQYVSSFLTRVTIHNPEDAIAAHVTQALQPTTDAQKFTVILDIDAYKEAEFSPEDPAIERTFNQLRAFKNLIFFNSLTDETLRQFE